CCGCCTAAATGCCGAGCAATACCGACACGAAAGACAGGCTCGTTGATGGATAGTTTCGTTTTGTTCCTGCCGTTCCTGCTCATCATGGGCGGGTTCATGTACTTCGCGTCGCGCCGCCAGAAGCGCGCGCTGCAAGCCACGATCGACCTGCACGAGTCGTTGCAGCCCGGTGACCGGGTGCACACCACGTCGGGCCTGCAGGCCACGATCGTCGACATCGCCGAAGACACCGTCGACCTGGAGATCGCGCCCGGCGTGGTGACCAGGTGGATGAAGCTGGCGATTCGCGACCGGATTTCGCCCGACGTCGACGAGGACTTCGACGACGCCGCCGATGCGGTGGATGACGCCGATCCGAACGACGCGGACGACGAGAGCCGTGTGGCCAAGGATTCCTAACCGCGTGCGCGAACGGCATCCGAACGCGACACGTAGGCTCTGTCGGGGGCAAGAACCGATTCTCGAGGAGATATGAGGAACGTGGCATCGTCTTCGGCGCCGGTGCATCCTGCCCGCTACCTGTCGGTGTTCCTGCTCCTACTCGTCGGGGTCTACCTGCTGGTTTTTTTGACCGGCAACAAGAAGGCGGCCCCCAAGCTCGGCATCGACCTGCAGGGCGGAACCCGCGTCACGCTGACCGCGCGGACGCCGGACGGCTCGGCACCCAGTCGGGAGGCGTTGGCCCAGGCGCAGCAGATCATCAGCGCGCGGGTCAACGGGCTTGGAGTCTCCGGCTCGGAGGTCGTAGTCGACGGGGACAACCTGGTCATCACCGTGCCCGGAAACGACGGCAACGAGGCCCGCAACCTGGGGCAGACGGCACGGCTCTACATCCGGCCGGTGCTCAACTCGATGCCCGCGCAAAAGGCTCCCGAAGAAGCCAAGCCCCAGCCCCCGTCGCCCGCCGGGACCCCGCCTGGCGCCCCTCCGGCGCCGCCGCCTGGCCAACCGGCGCCCCCCGCCCAGCCGGGCGGGCAGCCCCCGGCTCAGCCGCGGCCCTACCCGCAGGAGCCGACGCCGACACCCAGCCCGGCCCCGGCGCCCGGCCCAGCCCCCGGAGAGGCGCCGCCC
This is a stretch of genomic DNA from Mycobacterium lacus. It encodes these proteins:
- the yajC gene encoding preprotein translocase subunit YajC gives rise to the protein MDSFVLFLPFLLIMGGFMYFASRRQKRALQATIDLHESLQPGDRVHTTSGLQATIVDIAEDTVDLEIAPGVVTRWMKLAIRDRISPDVDEDFDDAADAVDDADPNDADDESRVAKDS